CTCTTAACCATAAGTATAATAAATGTGCTTTTGTCTTACCATCTAAGTTTCTGATTTGTATTTGCTTTGATTTTTCTTTGCAGTGATTGGCATCATCAAAAGGAAGGCTTTGATAAAGGAATTAGCTGCTGTATACCATGCCGATTGCCTTACATACTGTCAAGAGCTGTTAGAGCTCCAAAGAAAGTGGAATGAGGTTAGATATAATACCATATTCTGCATCTCTTAATTCATGCTTTCTTTCTCGGTCTTTGACTAGCTTAAAGAGTAATTGTTATGTACGTACTTAGGAGGGACTCAAATATCAGACCTTGTATCTTTTTCACACCCCATTTATTGGCTCCAAACGCCTTAGCAGAAATGGACTCTCTTTTGATGTTGCATTATGTGAAGGGGGGCTTTTTTATTTTCGGAACAAATAACATTGATCTACTAGTTTAGAAGACTGAAAAACTTTATATGATATCAAATAATAGTTAAATTCTGCTGCTGATTTTTATTTCATAACTTTGTTATTCTATGCCATGTGAAAAGGATCATGAGCAGTGACATAATATTTGCACTTGTCTTGAATGTGTAGAGATTTTTTTCGATTTTATTGAGATAAGTTGTTTATGTCTTCTCACTGTAACTGGTTCTCGAAATGCCTGCAGCCATTTATTGACTTGAAAATTCCAGAAGATACAAGGAAAGACACAATGCGACCTCCAAAGCGTCTAAAGAAAGGCCGCTAAGCAAGCATTGATCTTTTTGAAAGATTTGCCTTTTGAAAAACATTGTTTCTGTTAGTAATATTTAGTCAGATGTAGAAACATTCTTCATGTTTCTTTCCTTACTGACAATTTTATTCCTGATTTTTCATTTCAATGGGCCTACTGCAATAGCAATTTGTATTCTTCAATGAAAGAAGTTAACTGACTATATTGTGTTTTACATGTATATGTGGTTAATTGAAAGGTCATCATATTGGAATAACCCCCATGAGAGGTCTGGTTATTATTGCTGCTTCATTTTGCTTAATCATTCTTGTCTTTTCAATTGTACAAGACCCTTCTTAACAGATTTCTAAAGCCCCTATACATTTTAAATCCAGGTTTTCCCCTTAGCAATGTTGAAATGAAAGATGTTAATGGTAAAATGCAAATTATGATatgctttttcaatttttgataagctctaaaaaacttacaaaatatagGTGTTTACAAAAATGTTAAACATACTTGTACATGTTCTTATTGTTTTTCTCTTCTATAATAATGTTGTTTTGTTTCCCCTTCCTCAAAAACCCAACTAGTTAGCTTAGCCTAATCTGCAAATATCAATGCCCAAATCCTTTTCAATCGACAATTGTTGTTTGTAGGAGCATTTACAGAAGACCACAACCTTTGTAATGGACAACTTGGTGCAGGTCCTTCAAATAATGAACCCCATATTCTTTGCAATGGGCAATTTGGTGTAGTGGGTGCTGAAATCTGCCCTTTCATGGTAATTTCAGCTGATGTTCCTACTTCATGGACGAATTTTACCGATTCGGATAGTCGATTGAGTAGGTTCATCAGGGCAATAACTTCATTCCTTTGAAACTGCAGCTGAAGaccaataacaataatattaagATAAGTGATATGATGATGGTTTTTAATATGTCAAATGGTGAGTAGTAAGACATTCTAAGAGAATTCATGAAAATGGCTTGGTTTGAGATGAGCTATATAAGTTGTAAGTGGGAACAACAGTATCATTTTAACTTGGTTGAGAATTATTGGTAAATTTTGCAACTTTTTAGAGTCCACACTTTCTTCCTTTTCCACTAGTGGAATCAATGTAAATGTTCAGAGcacatttctttctttttcttctttcaatTAAGCGAGAAACTTAGAGGTTGTATGACTGTTTTTAGTTTCCAAAATTATGTTTTCAAAAgtgagaataaaaaataattttttgtcattttaaaaatttaatgatttttggctcaggtttttaaaaactatttttagatTTTGTTTTACTAAAACTCTAAAAATagttttgggttcgggtttggggtttggttaaagttcgggtctggggttAAGGTCTGTTGTTCGGGTATGGGATCAGGGTTCGATTCAGGGGCCGAATCCAGGTCCAGGGTCCGGTAAGTGAGCAAAAATGTAaactagacaaaaaaaaaattgttatagaAAATATCATTTTGATATTTTTGATGTAATCTGTTTTCTagcattttaaaacttaatttttaaaaaatttggccAAACACCACTCCTACTAGTTTTTAAGagctatttttctatttttaaaaactgaaatcaatttttaattatgaAGCCAAAAAACCCTTTACCGTTTGATCGATGTTCTCGTGGCCATCAACGGAGAAGAGAATCTTTAACGCAGTACCAAGACCAAGAACCTGAAGCTTTCCCCAAAGTCGACACTTCTCACATCCTACGCAATCCATCAACGAACTGCAATGGCAAGAAATGAACCCAAGATTATTATGtttcagaaaaataaataaagaagttGAAAATGAGCATTCAACTTCTAAGTGTAGCTAATACAAAAAGATAACCACATTTTCTAATCAAATTTCTATGGAATTACACGTCGATACAATACCTAATGTTTCTGAACTGCTTCTGTATGTTTTGTTTTAGTTCGGGACCCCTTTGCCCTTTCCACAATTTAGCTTCATCAAAGGGAACAGGGCAAGCAGCTTGTAGTTTTGGACTAAAGAGCAGCTGTTTCATTAATGATTGTGTTTTCAGATCCTCAACAGGGTTACCGGTTTCATACTCAGCATGTTCCAAGTAAGGTGCGGCCTAATAcattaaaggggagacaatagAACTTCATCAATGGCAAATTAGTTCTTAATGATAAACAATGAATAGTTCATAAGagtaaaaatatcaaatatcaatACATTCATACATAGATTTACAAAAAGAGTGTGTGTTACATCTACATAAAAACTGAAAGTTGAATACACACCTTAGTCACAGCTCTGAGAACAAAGAGATATGTGAAGTACAAGTTTCTCACACGGTCTGGATATCTTAGGACTCGATCATGTAGTAATGAGATATTTTGACCCCACTGAAATGAAAAATTGACAGAGAATAACAAgtcaaaaaacttcaaaatttCTTGTACTAATTGTGCACTTAAGAAAGATGTAATGGGCAAGTGTGCAGAATTCCTTGTCCTATCCTAAAATGCATTAAAAGCAACTCAAATCAAACAATGTTCAGGTGCTAACATGAACACTATCTCAGTGAAATATAAACAAGAAATATACCAATTTATACTGTAAAGAGTAAAATGGCAAGCCTagaattataaataaaacaaatctgtACCAGATTTTTAGCTTCATCAAGTAGATAATCCGCAGCTATGTGGACCGAAATAGAAGAGTGAAGACCAGATATCAACTTGTACAAAATTCTTTCTTCCTGGCATACTTCTTCAGAAGGATCTGGACAAGTtgaaaaatcacataaaaaaactgtaaagaaagcCTATTATCCGTCACAAATTTATCTTAAAGAAAGAACTAGAAaagtaattatatatacataaaaaaaaggaACAAACAGCTCACATTTGGGACAGTTCTCTGCGTAAATGGCATCCCAAATCCTTCTAGCAGATGGCCCCGTGTAGCCAGTATATCGTTCAGGATTAAGTTGTAGATTCACATATGTCATCTCGGCTGCAAATTTATATGAGCAAAAGTTATAAATCAAAGCTTCAAGATCAAAATTTGATAAACTACAAGTTCCAATTTTATTCCCTAaactattaaaagaaaaaaaaacaaacaattagTTCAACAAGAAAGCAGTAATGCGTACTATTGTCGGTCTCATCATCATTCGTCCAAGGATTGTCCGTTTCTGTCCAGCCTCTAAAGGCGTTACTATCCAGAGTGCGGTCCACAGCAGCCTGTGGCTTTCCCTCTTGACAAACAAGGTCATCAGCTGAAAGGCTCCTTTGGTAATTCTTGAATGATTCAGGGAACTCATTCTCTGGACATTCACAAACACTGCAATCCCGCAGGCGACACATACCATCATCAGGCCAGAAAGGGCAGTCACACCACAATTTGGCCTGCGAAAATCGCACCAACCAGGTTTCAGAAACCGAATGCCATATAGAGTTCAAGGCTGGAAATAATTCCAAGTAGAGTATAATCCTATTTGTTTTAACTAAATTGGTTTTGAGAAATAAATTACTTAATGTAATAGTTGATATCCTAACAAAACATAAGCCTATAACATTCTGATTACTATTACTGTATATCTCCATTCTATCAATACAAGTTACAACTTCTTTATCTACATACATGCTGATTAAATCAGTCCTAATAAactaaatgaataaagataacAAAACATTTTCACCATACAAATTCAGCTAACTCGTAAAAGATCAACTAACCTTGAAATAGCGGAAAAATGGAGTCTTCACAAGCTCTTGTAGTGATGGATTAAGAACTTCCTCGTTCAGATGATCCACAGTTTCATAGTCACAACAACAATCCTCCACAATCCCACTAAACTTATGTTGATCCTAAATTCAATGAAatgaaaaacataaaagaattTAGTATCACATTCATAATAATCCACCACATTTTCCAGGTAACCAAACAGAATTGACCCAAAATGAAGAAACCATACCCGATCACAGAGACAAGGCTTATTAGTCCGTCCAAAGAGAGAAATTCTTGGACAAGGCCTAGTAGTCATAGCTACAGCAACGAAAATGGCAATTAGAGCTCCAATTACCCAACCCCATCGTTTCATCTGACCCTTCATTTCAAACATTAATTATGCAACAGCAGCAAATGACACATAAAACTATCGAAAACTCAAACTGTCCACGCGTTTGGTTGCCGGGAAAGTTTAAGAAAAGTTTGAAGATTTAGTTGAAAAGAAAACGAATGAGAAAAATCAAAGTTAAAGGGTTGATATATATAGGGGTGAAATGAATTGGGTTTGTTCAAAAAACTGATTTTGATTGGAGCTATGATCTAAGCAAGAAAGTCCGGGAAAATCAACGGCGAACTATGGGCAAAGTGGGAAATTGGGAATAGTCTTGGAAATTCTGTGGAACCGACATTAGGAAATGGTCCCACGGTATTCACCACTATTTAATGGGCCTAAACAATTTGGCCCAAATAAAGTGGGCTGGGCTTAACTATCCTACTTACCCATTAGGAAAGTTTACATTTTTAGAAGGAAAAGTACATATTTTGTTTAGATTTAAGGTGTTTTCAATACAGACAATTGTTTTAGCAACTATGTTATTTGGAGGTTAcaaaaggaaataaatgaaaaataattcacaACCcgcaaaaatgaaaaaaaaaaaaaagatttctcagtaaattatatatgtaatcTCTCTTTTATTAAGGAAAAtgtgtaagatatttttttgataatttttttaattaagtagctatAACACTATACTTGAATACTTCATGCAAATGGGTTGGAAATTCTTGACTTACTTGTTCAGGAAAAGAATAGAGTGCTCATACTTATTGTAATTGTTGTGATATTTTGCACACTCAAGTACACGTATCGTTTACAAGTAATAGACTCACTAAGAGTAAGGTCGATCCCACGAGAATTGTaattaagtacgttaaaattaaacttattgtaattaagtacgttaaaattaaacttacttctatttggttgaataaaaattaagaaatgattaaaactaaaaaaataaaaacaacgcAAGAATAAGCAATTAAACTAATAAGGaaattaatagttaataaaaactagggcttcgacttcaattttttctattgattatggcctaaaatgattatcttcctattataaatttctatgcaatagcaggtttactaaggtaatttatagtcttctcagatatataaatctcaatcacatgcaaactttctactctcgtgataaatttaacatgcaacaggcattaaacacagaaaccctataagatatctaaaccatataggtactctcgtcctatatcgaaattcagttctatttcactatagcataattgacactcacttctcagatctcgcaccAAAATCATAGgcagttaattggtgatcagacaattaaaagtaattaagcacgaatgaaatagaatacatagaaactaaggggaaaataaatcatattaatacCATAAAGTAATATCAAAAATATTCATCTAACcctaattgtaaagaccgcttagtttaatttagaaattagcagctaattatgtttaattatgaaattattaatagctatttaaataattatttatactgttattattgaattctgagatgcatttttatgtcagttagtagttttcataattttgcattctggtgcccggtaacatggaactcggtgtttggctcagtaaaatcacaacttagtatgttagtagattgggacggttaattagacattgggaatgtcgggaatggccgggaattcagaatttcccaaaatacccctttagtgttagttatgctattttagtgagaaggggcaaaatggtcattttgccccattgttattttgtccttttgtggactttatgttgtgaaaatatgtgattttgtgggtttattatttattgtgttggctgaaatgagttaaTAAAACCATTATTTTATccactttttcaaaaaataagaaattgaaaaaaagaagcatatctctctctcttcaaactctctctctcgtttttcCCTTAAGAACCCAGCTAGGGTTGGTGAATTTGCTGCTTCATCTATGGATTTCAATCAAATTCTTTGTGATCTTTAATCTAGGTAAGGTCCTTAGctctttctttcttattttcttgaattgtaagaaaagaaatCATGCATGTAATGGAGTTTAGTTGCTGTTGGGGCTGTGGTTGTTTGTTGTTGATCTCTGA
This region of Cannabis sativa cultivar Pink pepper isolate KNU-18-1 chromosome 7, ASM2916894v1, whole genome shotgun sequence genomic DNA includes:
- the LOC115697456 gene encoding endoplasmic reticulum oxidoreductin-1 isoform X1; the encoded protein is MFEMKGQMKRWGWVIGALIAIFVAVAMTTRPCPRISLFGRTNKPCLCDRDQHKFSGIVEDCCCDYETVDHLNEEVLNPSLQELVKTPFFRYFKAKLWCDCPFWPDDGMCRLRDCSVCECPENEFPESFKNYQRSLSADDLVCQEGKPQAAVDRTLDSNAFRGWTETDNPWTNDDETDNTEMTYVNLQLNPERYTGYTGPSARRIWDAIYAENCPKYPSEEVCQEERILYKLISGLHSSISVHIAADYLLDEAKNLWGQNISLLHDRVLRYPDRVRNLYFTYLFVLRAVTKAAPYLEHAEYETGNPVEDLKTQSLMKQLLFSPKLQAACPVPFDEAKLWKGQRGPELKQNIQKQFRNISSLMDCVGCEKCRLWGKLQVLGLGTALKILFSVDGHENIDQTFQRNEVIALMNLLNRLSESVKFVHEVGTSAEITMKGQISAPTTPNCPLQRIWGSLFEGPAPSCPLQRLWSSVNAPTNNNCRLKRIWALIFAD
- the LOC115697456 gene encoding endoplasmic reticulum oxidoreductin-1 isoform X2, which encodes MFEMKGQMKRWGWVIGALIAIFVAVAMTTRPCPRISLFGRTNKPCLCDRDQHKFSGIVEDCCCDYETVDHLNEEVLNPSLQELVKTPFFRYFKAKLWCDCPFWPDDGMCRLRDCSVCECPENEFPESFKNYQRSLSADDLVCQEGKPQAAVDRTLDSNAFRGWTETDNPWTNDDETDNTEMTYVNLQLNPERYTGYTGPSARRIWDAIYAENCPKYPSEEVCQEERILYKLISGLHSSISVHIAADYLLDEAKNLWGQNISLLHDRVLRYPDRVRNLYFTYLFVLRAVTKAAPYLEHAEYETGNPVEDLKTQSLMKQLLFSPKLQAACPVPFDEAKLWKGQRGPELKQNIQKQFRNISSLMDCVGCEKCRLWGKLQVLGLGTALKILFSVDGHENIDQTLQFQRNEVIALMNLLNRLSESVKFVHEVGTSAEITMKGQISAPTTPNCPLQRIWGSLFEGPAPSCPLQRLWSSVNAPTNNNCRLKRIWALIFAD
- the LOC115697457 gene encoding uncharacterized protein LOC115697457, translated to MGQEQQQQQQNPSLSSSAAAPSHPDSSEIQTQPLPLPPPPFDPSRMIGIIKRKALIKELAAVYHADCLTYCQELLELQRKWNEPFIDLKIPEDTRKDTMRPPKRLKKGR